The DNA segment agggtgagggggatgatgaagagagatggggtggggctgtgagggtgatggagatggtaATGGGGAAGGGATGGGGTGGCATGAtgagggggatggggtgaggggagggtgtgaggggtaCAAAGTCACAGGACATAAGTTTGAGGAGATGATGGGATGGGGTGATGGTGAGGGGTGGTCAGGGTGatgaggtgaggggggtgagcggtgatggggatggggtgagtgagctggggtgtgggtgaggaggTGGTGAGGatgatggggtggtggggtgcaCGGGGTGTGGGGTGAGTATGAAGGGATGAGGGGATGGTGTGTGGGTGaaggtgtatgtgtgagtgtgtgtgtggggtgaggggtgattgtaggtggggtgagtgtgtgtctgtaggggGTTAAGGAAGTGGTAAGTATGGTgcaggtgagtgtgaggggttaaggggggtgagtgtgagagcagATGAATATGGGACAAGGTGAGTGTGGGGGAGGTGAGTGTAGGAGGATGAGTGTGGGGGGATTAGTGTGGCGGTTAAGGGGGGTGAGCATGGGGGAAGGTGGTGTGGGGGGATAAGTGTGGGGGGCAGGAGtgtcgggggaggggggagaggggaaggtgaGTGTAGGGGGGTGAGCATGGGAGATGGAATGAGGAGGTTAGGGCGAGAGGTGTGAGAGTGGGGtatgagtgtggggggtgtgatTGTGGGGGGGGTAATTGTGGGAGTGGTGAGTGTGAAGGGTAAGTATGGAAGTAGTGAGGAGGTGAGTGTAGAGGGGGTTGATTGGTGGGTGGTGAGtgttggggagtgagggtgggtggtgagcgTGGGGAGGGATATGAGGGGGTGAGTGGGAGGATGAGGGGGTAATTGCAGTGGGGTTGTGTCAGGGTGTGATTATGGGgggttgagggggagggggattgtgggggagtgagggtggggaaaGGTGAGTGTGGAGGGTGGGTATGGGGTACTGTGAGGAATGGGGTGAGTAtggggtgtgagagtgggagtagtGATTGGAGGGGTTGGTGAGTATGGGGGTGGGTGAATGTATTGCAGTAAGGGTGGGGAAGTTAGGTTGGAGGGTAAGCATGAGGTTctgtgggtaatggggtgagtgtgggggtgggtgagagGTCTGAGTATAGGGAGTGatgggggtgagtgtggagggTGAGTATGAGGGGATGTGTACGGGGGCACGAGTGTGGGCAGGTGAGTGCAGGCGGGTGATGTGGGAGTAGGTGAGGGCGATGGGGTGAGTGTTggggggagtgtgcgtgtgtgaggtgAGGGGGATAGGGTGAGGCTGGGGGCGTGAGTGTGGGGTTGAGTGTGGAGGGGTGAGGGAAATGCAGTGAGTTGGATGAGTGCAGGGTGAGAGGAgtggtgagtgtgggtgagttgcgtgtgggggtgtcagtgtggggggcCAAATGTGAGAGTGGTGAACATGGAGGGGTGTGAAGGGGATAGGGTGAGTGTGGTGGGCtgagtgtggggagagtgagggggatggggtgggggtgataGGGTGAGGGCGATggagtggggggatggggtgtagggatagggtgaggggcTGGGGTGTGAaaagggtgagagtgggggagggtgaggggatggggttggggtgagggggcTAGGTTGAGGTGGTGGTAGGGTGGTTgagggggatgggatgggatgaaATGGTAGGGTGGGGGGGGTCGGGGAAGTTTGATGGGGATGgatgagggaggaggaggggagaatgggatggaggagggtgagggaggggagggggagtgtgggggagacgGTGGGGGGAGTGATAGGGGaatggagtgggagggtgaggggaatggggagggtgagggggatggaggagggtgagggggatggaggagggtgaggaggatggggagggtgagagggatgggggagggtgagggggatggaggagggtgaggaggatgggggagggtgaggaggatggggagggtgagagggatgggggagggtgaggaggaTGGGGGgagatgatgggggagggggagacgatGGGAGACAatgggggtggtggagggagagggagagggggagggtgatggcatggggaatggggagggtgaggggatggggagggtgagaggatggggatggggagattggagtgtgagggtgatgggtgagaggatgggggatggggtgggtgagggggaggtgtgagggtgggggtgatggggagggtgagaggatggggaaggggagggtgaggggtagGTGGGAGGGTGAAAGGATGAGGATGGGATGGGGatgggtgaggggaggggttagggagggtgatggtgagtgtgatgggggtgggtgagggagggtgagggggtgggggagggtgagggggatgtgtgagggggtgggggagggagagggggtgagggtgatgggggtgggggaaggtgagggtgatggggggaggggatggggagggtggggggtgaaggaggaggaggaggtgggggagggtgaggaagCGGATTGAACGCGCGCTCTCCGCCAATCAGACGTCGGCGCTTCTGGATGGGGGGCGGGGCCGGCGGCGCCCACGTGACTGCAGCTATTTCCGTTAGTTGTGGCGCGAGGCGGCGGCCATTTTGTTTGAGCGCGAGGAGCCGGAGAGAGCGAGCAGGTACCGGGGGGGCGGGAGAGACCTGGgggggtgagggacagagagagacacacacggggGTAGGGTGAGAGCCCGGGGGTATGGGTGAGGACCCGGGGGTTGGGTGCCGGGGCGGTCGGGCTGGCAGGCCGAGCCTGGAGCGCGGCCCgggtgggtgggtggtgagggcCACCCCCCCTCAGGCCTGTGTCCCCGGGCCCGCCGTGTGAGAGCTGCCCGCGCCGCGGCTCACCCTCTGCCGTGTCtcagggggagagtgtgtgtgagagagccgGGGGAGTGTGTGGCGATGCTCGGACCCCCCCCCCAGGGCCCTCTCGGGCGGGGCCCGGCCTCCGCCGCCATTTTGTCGGCGGTGAGTGAGAACAAAGAGCGGCGGAGCGTGGGCCCCGAGCCCCGCCCCAgagacccccccaccccaccccggcggGCGGCGGCCCTGACAGCCTCCTGATCCCGGGCTCCAGCGCCCCACACTCGGCCTCGGCTGGAATCGGGGGCCACTGTCTCGGCGGCTtatactccccctccccctcctcccactGTTCATTGATctgccctccccctccatctgggtttcccctcttccccctcttccccctcttccccctcttccccccctccccctctttccccctctttccccctctttccccctctttccccctctttccccctctttccccctctttccccctctttctcccccccctccccctctttctcccccctccccctctttctcccccccctccccctctttctcccccctccccctctttctttccccccccccctccactgtTCATTGATCTGCCCTCTCTTACCCCctctgccctccctctccccacacccccccgtTCATTGATctgttccctcccctccccctcatcaTGCCCCCCCTCCCACTGTTCATTGATCtgccctccttccccctccacctgagttcccccctctctttccccctccccgtTCATTGATCTGCCCTCCCACTTgctcctcttttcccccccccccaactgttCATTGATCTGCCCTCGCCCCTTTCCCTCTGCATCTGGGTTTCCCCTCTTACCCCCTctctcctctttctttctctccccccccccccccccccccccccccccccccttcccgtCCGTGAGCTCTGCTTTTTAACCGGCAGTGGTTTTGTTGTGTTAGGTTTGGATAAGTTGGAAGTTGGTACTTTGTTCCCAATTTATTATGAGTCAGGGGTCCGGCCCCTGTGCCCTCAGTGTCATTCCTGCAGCTGAGTCTGTCCAGGGAATAAATCCCTCCGTCTCGTCTTAACTGGGACAAATCCATTCATTTCTGCTGGCTTTTGTGTCAGCGTGAATTAAATTTTCCTGGTTCACATCTGGAGGCAGTTATTGATCCCCCACACAGTTTGGTTTGGGTGGTTTCCTTGTGGCAAACAAATCAGCCTTTCAGGTGAAATATCAGCATGTTGTGTCCAACATCTCATTGGTTTTGACTACAGCATTTTAAGTTAACTGATCCCAATTCCTTCATTTTTAAGGATATCCCTGCTGCATATTCAACTGATTATGTTTTGCTTTAGAGTTTTAAAGCTTTTCCACAGGTACTGGTCTGAAATTACTTGGTCTGTAGTAGTTTCAGGTTTCCTTCTGTGGGATAGTAAGTGTTGTACTACTTTCATTAGACCTTTTCTGTGACTTTAAAGGGCTCAGCAGTGCAACGGACATGTGAAATACAAAGCAATTCCAAACTTGCCTGCAAAGTGCTGTGACTGGATACTGGATTTTCTGCATGATTTGATGTCTATTTAGAACAGATGTCCTTTAATGTCCTCCGTATTGCCGTTATACAGCATTGTTGGATTCCAAATGAATTCTTGAATTATTTAAATGTTCTCATTGTGTTGCCTATTTTGAGTTCTAATGACTGTGTAGAAACTATTGTCTGAACTCGAGGGCCCAAAGAGTTTGTTAACTTGTTGTGTCTTGTGTTCCAGCCATGAATCATGGTTCATGTCCTCTAGACTGCAAGGTGTATGTTGGAAACCTTGGAAATAATGGAAATAAAACTGAGCTTGAGAGATCATTTGGATATTATGGCCCGCTCCGCAGTGTGTGGGTTGCCCGCAATCCACCTGGATTTGCATTTGTTGAGTTTGAAGATCCACGTGATGCTTCGGATGCGGTCAGAGAACTTGATGGAAGGTAATTATTTCTGTCCCTGAAATTATTAGTGTCATTTTCCATATAGCAGTTATTGCACTCCTCTTGCACTCTTCTGAAACGTGCTTCCCAAAACTGATCTGAGAAGCATTAAGATCAATGTGCTATATTTGATGAATGGAGGGAATTTTGTGCACATTTGGAACTGCTCCATCTAATGGCCACAATGAGATTGCAGTGCAGGAGCTGATAAGATGTTAATTACCAAGTGTCCATTTTGTGTGCCTGCGACTTTAATCTTGTCACTTGATGtactgtaagtaaaaaatgaggtctgcagatgctggagatcacagctgcaaatgtgttgctggtcaaagcacagcaggttaggcagcatctcaggaatagagaattcgacgtttcgagcataagcccttcatcaggaagcatgGTTAACGCATACAGATTGTGTTACCAGACATACAACAGTGTTAATATCCGTGTTGTAAGCACTGTAATTactgaaatattttaaattgtaCAACTTCTGACCGTTAAAGCATTTTCCAACTGCCTATTCCGAAGCTGTAACCATAAGATTGTGGTTTAGCTATCagtattgaaatatttgtaattttcATCCAACACTTTATATTGAAGTGTTCATTTGAGAAGCATACAAGTTGAGCCCATCCAGAATCGAGAGTTGGGTGATGCATAAAACTTTATGCACTATCTTGTATTTTCCACTTTTCAGTTACACGTTGCTATGTGACATGTTACACTGAGCCATGTTTCAATCCTTGCGTCTATACGGAGGATGACCgtttctagcttatctctccacgcttcaggctcactccctttattcctgatgaagggctcttccagcaccactaatccagaatctgtaaGGTTATTCCTGATTGAGAGGCTGATTACATACGTGTATTTATGATTAACTGCTTTTAATGTTTGTCATTAAACAAAGTCGGTGCATCATCTATATTGCTCTGCCATTTCAAACTatacttttttttcagttttctaCTCAGTTGGTTCATCCTAAATCTGCCTTTGGATCTGAGTTTTTTACATGACTgcactcttttttttcttcttgactAGAGTTGGCTGGCTGGCTTGGGGTGAGCTATATGATCCAACAAGATTTCGTTTGAGAGCGTAATTCTCAAAACTAGCTAATGAACCAATTTGAAGCCTTTGACCGATCTGATGCCTTGTTCTCTGGTCAATAAATGTCTCCTACATGGGAAATGCTTGGCTTAGATGATGTGGAGCTTTCTGACTGCTGTAGACATGATCGGGTTGTTTGACACTTAATAGATCAGGAATGTTTAGTAATTATGTCTTGCCTTACTTTGCAATCTGAGGCGGTGTCCTTGCTATATTTTAGtgggtagtgaacctgtggaattctctgattAAAGGCCAGATCACTGGAGATTAAACGCATTAAGGAATATGGAGTTGAATGACAAAGACTTTACTCTTGTTTTCAGTTTCACTAAATTGGGTAAAGGGGAGGCTGTACTGAACTGAaacctattgtctttccatatgtCCCATCATTCTTAATGGATTTGATCACTCTGTCCAAGTTCACTTATTACTTGTGAATAATTATGCTTATGCAAGGTTAGTCTTAGTTTAATTTATTCTTAAAACTTTATTAAGGGATATAAACTCCTTTGATATCTTGTACAGTAGAGGGGGGATGAGTTTCACTGTGACTGGTAACTGACATTGAGGTTGCCAATGGCTTTCATGACTCATCCATCTATGGGGAGTGCAATGGGCAATATTTCAAATCTACACCTGTAGCTTTCTCTTTGCAGGGTGGTGTTTGAGTATGAAGCATTTAATTATTGATTTTCAGGAATCTCTGTGGCTGCCGTGTCCGTGTAGAACTGTCCAATGGTGAGAGACGCATCCGTAATCGTGGCCCACCTCCAGCATGGGCCAGGCGTTCTCGTGAGGATTATCGCCGAAGAAGCCCCCCAGTCCGGCGCAGGTAACAATGCGTGATATTGCTTTTTGATGTAGCTGTGCAtgcaaaatttatttttaaaatttgctgtAAATGTTTTCCATCTGTGTAATTCATATTTTTGAGCTGTTTGCTTGATGTAACAGCTACTAGTGATGGGCGACATAGTTTTGAACAACAGCCTGAAATTTCCTGATAATGTGTTGAGTTGCTTTTAATATGTATGTACATAGGGAAGAACTCCACATGATCTTTGAGTTCTGTGGTTTGTCAGCAGGGATGTCATGATGAAGGAACTTGTTTCAAAGGCATGTTATCAGTAAGTGTGACTACTTCCATGGCATGCCTGTTGAACATCCAGTTCTCAGTATATGACCATATTCGAGTGGTCCAAGCGGCGAGTAATCTAGGCATGGACTTCTCAAGGCTGTTCAATGCTGTGCTGTTGATTTTAACACTGGTAACTGGCAAATGTGGCTTTTGATGGCTTTGGTTTCCAGTCATGCACCTTGATAATGAACAGTCCATTGTTGGTTATGCACCCAACTACACTGACCTTGCTGTTTAATTACTGTTGGTTGAGCAGTTTCAGCTGTCTGAGTGAAAGGCCTCCTGTTGAGCTGCCTTTTGCAATTGGTTTAGATTGTGCTCTTATATAAGGAGGACACCATGACATCCCTAGCTGCCATGCCCAGTAGATTTTGATTCGTCCTTAAAGCTGGAAGCACACCACATGTAAACGAAGTGGCCTCCCGCTCGTATGTTGTGGTAAGGCTGTTGCCATTTCTGCTTGACGTTGCTGGTCAAAGAGTTTTCACTTTTGCTTATTTTACAGTATCATAAATTGAGCTTTAGTACGAAAGCATTGCTATCgggagatcagaattgatgaATTCAAGTGTTAGGTTCAATCCATGCTTGAAAAAAACATGTGATTTCCAAACAACTTCAAAGATCCCAAATTAATATTTTGATGAGCTCCTGTGCTCTGATGTAAAGTGAGTGTATAGTTAAACTTTAAGTGAATTATTTTGATAATCATGTTCCACCCCCTGGTCTCGGTGACTTAGTAGCTGTGCACTTTGCTTGTCTGGACAATGAAGTGACTTGTCCTTAGCACGTCAAATGAAAACAATACATGCCAGTTCTGGATCTCCAAGGATCAGTGTTTTCGCACTACTGCAAGAAAACTGGACTCATTGCACCAGCATTCCCTTTTAAGTGGCTCAGTAAAGGTGGAAAGTCTGAGAAAGTTATTCCATGTCCTCAGTCAAGGAAAAATAGCGATTGCCTTTTGAGGGAATGCTGGGGAGGGGGTCTTTGGGTTACTAGAGGTTAAGATAAAGACTTGAGAAATAATTTAAACCATTGATTTCTCGTTATCTGTTATAAAAAGTTAAAATTTAGATTTTCTCTAGTTTGAATAACAGTCTTTATCTGAACCACTGGTTTGCTAAGCTTATTAGTGCAGCCTGAGAGCTTCGCAGGGGGCATTGAGTTGAAATTACTTAGGGGTGCGATGTTGCCTTGTGAACTCCTAATAAGGCATATTACACTCAGACCTGGGGTTCCTTCTGTGGTAGCTTTCTTGTTTGTAATTAAAAGGTAAATGTTTCGTCTTCCCTGGTGTGGGAGAGTTTGCAGACAATTAACTAAGAACGTGTACCTGTCATGGACAGCCCATGGCTGAACGTTGCCTGTTTTAAGCACAGTGTTATAGCACTGATAAATACATTCACATTTATGGTGCAACTGGATTCTTGACATCAACCTTGGCAGTGTTGACACGTTTTGTCCCTGATGGGGTAGGAGTTCTGCTTTCTACAGAGAAGAGCAACTTGCAGGTTAGTGACATTTTTGTGTTTATGTTCAGAAGGAACCCTGATTAATGGATTTATGAATTGCCTAGCATGTTGCTGCATTCTGGCCAGTTGCAATAAGATTGATGCAAAGTGTTAATATGCTTACATATTGCTGTTTTGCATTGTCACTCATCACTAATGGCTAAATTATTTAATAATCAAGATTGGTTTTTACTGATGGCTTGTGTGTTGCactatttatttttaaagatgCATTTTTATCCATTTATTTATATATTAATAAAAATGAACCCCCCCTTGCAGAGTCACCATCATGCCTCTTCTCACCACCCTTCGAATCTACATTAGCCAGTCAACTAGCCCTTTCAGCGTCATGTGACCAGCGCGCCCCAATCAGCTTGGCTGGTGTCGGTATCACATGACCAAGGCATGTCCAGTCGTCAGGTTGCACCACCGCCCTTTGGTTCCCAAGCATGCTGTTTCTCAGCCTCTTCTCCAACCATGACCAATCGGCAGCGGCTGCCTCAACTGCCCACACATTTCTGGTCAATCAGCTGTTTACTTTACTCGTTGTCTCCACAACAGCAGCCGAACACTCAGCATTTGTCTCAGCAGCCTTCGactaaataaaaagcaggaaaaaaaCCACTACACCCCCCTCTGCCAACCAAATACCACGCATCTGGCAAACCTTTTCAGCAAATTCTACCTGGCCGTCAGTCCGGCAGCCTCACCTCTCCATTTCTAGCTTGTTGAAAACCAAAAGACTAGTAAGTTTTTCCTGCTTTATACAATAGTCTACTGCTGGTATAATGGAGTAAGCTTTTTGACAAGGTAAAGAGACTACAGTGTTCTGTTAGGTGCTGGCTGTGTAAAGACtgaatttaactttgtttttaagAAGTGTTCGTGTTTAGTAACAGCTAGACTTTTGTACTTGGGTTCTGAAACCATGTTTAAAATTTGTGTAGTGTAACATCCTTGGTTAGGTTGTATAGTTATAAGTTCATGTGGCTCTTGTCACGTGTTTTCAGACCCAGGTGCAAAATATGTCTTAAATTGGGCCAGAGTAACTCTGAAGGGATGTGACATTTGCTGACTGGCAGGTCATAGTCATCGTCTTCTCCATGGGTCTTCTGCTAAATGGTGCAAAATGCAACCTTGGTTCACTAGGAGGCCCAAATTAAGCTTTGATATCAGCCAAAAGCAGGCATTTGCTTCCCTTGAGAGCTGGCCTGGTCCTGGTGATGGAAGCGTAAATGGGGTTGGTGTATTGAAAGTTCTAGGCTAATTGGAATGGATAGTCCTTGGTGCAGAAAAATGCAGCATGGTGGAAAAAATCAGTTGGGAATCAGGTTGTCTTAACTGGCAACTTTTATGCCTGTGAATTGACAATGGCCATATTGTGCCAACTGCCCTGTAGCTATCTTGGTGATATTGATGTCCTAATTGCCTTTTCTCTCTTTAAAACTCGTCCCTGGATTTTTTCCACTATGAGGGTAGTGTACAGTAGTGGCTTGGTCAGCATTGGCTCAGTGCTAATTCTGCACAGTGCTGTTAATTGACTTAACATGGGGAGCACATTTAGCAGTGTAAAAGTACATGAAACCTTAAAAATTCCAGTATTGCAATTGATAATGATAGGGGATTAGTCTTTTGCTGGGTGAGGTGTGTACAGTATTGCCTTCTCACCTCCCAAGCAGCCCCATTGTGGCGTCAAAATGACCGTGGCCTATTGCCTTCAAATTAACATTCTTAGTAAGCCACTACCGTGTGCATTGTCCTCAAATAAGTGAAGATTAATGTCCCAAGTTGAAGGTCCAGAAATCAGATCTACACACATTGCATTGAGATGTCGCATTTGGAGTTTTAGCCAGTTAACCCAAAGAATTGAGCATTAACAGAACACTACCCACGTTGTCTTACATATGTATAATGTATTGCATTGTTATAGTACAGCTTTTATTCTAGAAACACTGCTAAGTTAGAGCTGTTTGTGCACCTTAAGTTGCACCCAGGGATGGAaatgttagaggtcagtcatgtATACGGGGACCTTTGTCTCTGATCTTTGGAAGCATGTCCACCAAATTAAAATGGTGAATTTAAATGAGCTTTCAGATTGCTCATAGAGGCCATCTGCTGGCAGTCAGTGCCAGCTGCAATTCTGCAGGTGCATTGGGAACAAGATCCTGAATACTTGTTCCTGCCCAGTGCATTTGTTCTAGTTTCCATCCCTGTTTTTAATCCACAGGTTCCATTTAATGCTGTGTTCAGTTAACATATTCTGTTGTAGCCTAGATTATTTTTGAACATTCTCTATTATTGAAGTTGTTTTACACCAATGCAGGGTTCTGTGTGGATTCTTCATGGTGTAGGTCTGTCCAGAGCTGGAATCAACTGATATGGTTTTGTcagtttgttttggatttccttgCCCATGCTGATTTTTGTCCCTCTTATGACCCATGAATTAGTTGCAACCTCTTCATTGGGTTTCAAATTTTTCATATTGTCTTTAATAAGAGGTTGCTTCCTGTTTTCAGTGACATGATACATTTGTGATTACATTTTTATTAAATTGATTTTGAAGTATTTCTAGATTTTCATTGATGTCTTGAATGAGATGTGAACCCTGCAGTGGTGTTTGGTCATCTTCAAGCTTCA comes from the Hemiscyllium ocellatum isolate sHemOce1 chromosome 26, sHemOce1.pat.X.cur, whole genome shotgun sequence genome and includes:
- the LOC132828468 gene encoding serine/arginine-rich splicing factor 3, encoding MNHGSCPLDCKVYVGNLGNNGNKTELERSFGYYGPLRSVWVARNPPGFAFVEFEDPRDASDAVRELDGRNLCGCRVRVELSNGERRIRNRGPPPAWARRSREDYRRRSPPVRRRSPPRRRSFSRSRSRSLSRDRRRERSLSRERNHKQSRSFSRSHSRSRSNDRK